The Desulfobacterales bacterium genomic interval AAATACAGTCCAGGGCGCGTTGGCGTCAAGAGGACCAGGATATAGAAGCGTGGGGGCGGGGCAGCGTCCTGGCGCTTCTCCGAATTTTTTGCCCATGAATCAGTGAAATTCTGACTCATGCAGCGCTTGGAAAGGAGACCATCTAACATGCAAATCAGTATGTCGTCACAGCCCGTGGTTGCTATAATCGCAGGAATCTTGATTCTGCTTGTCCCGAGACTGTTGAATTACATCGTTGCCATCTATCTCATTTTATTTGGCATTCTCGGGCTGATCCTATGACTGGCTTGTGAATCTTTCATCGCTATAAAATGTGGGAAGCCTTCGAAAAAGCCACATCAAAATTGATGTACGACACAACCCCCTGCCGGGGATACTGGCATCCGGCAGTCGGTACCAATAATTGTTCTGAAAAGGCATAACATCGGGCCGCACTGAACCTGTTGGCGCACAGCGGCCTGTGATTTCACCTCTTTTTTGACGGGCAATCTTGATGCTTCCTTAGAAGTGCCCACATCCGTCATTGTTTTTTTCCCCATATTAATGCGGAAATGAGGTTGCTGATATGAAGGTTCTTCTGATTTATCCAAAATTTCCCGATACCTTTTGGTCTTTCACGTACGCGTTAAGTTTTATCGGAAAAAAAGCGGCCTTCCCGCCGCTTGGCCTGATCACCGTCGCGTCTCTCTTGCCGGCAGAATGGCCCAGGCGTCTTGTGGACGTAAATGTGGACAACCTTACGGATAAAGACCTTTTATGGGCGGATATGGCCTTTATCGGAGGTATGGCGGTTCAGCGCAAATCGGCCAGACAGATTATCGCCCGTTGCAGAGCTTCGAATTTAACAGTCGTTGCCGGCGGGCCGCTTTTTACCGCTGAACCCGATGAATTCGGGGAGGTAAACCATCTGGTTCTCGACGAAGCGGAATTGACGCTGCCGGCTTTTTTATCGGACTTGCAGAACGGACAGCTAAAAAAGGTCTACAGGGCTTCGGGTTTCTGCGATCTTTGCGACACCCCGGCTCCCTCGTGGGATCTGGTAAAAATGAAACGATATGCGTCCATGAACATTCAGTTTTCCAGAGGATGCCCGTTTGACTGCGAATTTTGCAACGTGACGGCTTTATTCGGTCACCGGCCGCGATTGAAAACGCCACAGCAAGTTGTCGCGGAACTGGACCGTATTTATGCTTCCGGCTGGCGCAGCAGTATTTTTTTTGTTGATGATAATTTTATTGGAAATAAGGGCTACCTTAAAACGCATTTACTGCCCGCCCTGATCCAATGGCGAAAAGATAAAAAGGGATGTGTTTTTTTCACGGAAGCCTCCATCAATCTTGCTGATGACCCTGAACTACTGGATATGATGGTAACTGCCGGATTCGATAGTGTTTTTATCGGCATCGAGTCGCCCGATGAGGTCAGCCTGGCGGAATGCCATAAAATACAGAATAAAAACCGGGATCTCCTTGAAAGTGTGGCGATTATCCACCGATCAGGGTTGCAGGTGATGGGCGGTTTTATTGTGGGCTTTGACAGCGACAGTCCTTCTATTTTCCAGCGGCAGATCGATTTTATTCAGAAGAGCGGAATCGTCACCGCAATGGTTGGAATGCTCCAGGCACCTCCGGGAACACGTCTCTTTGACCGGCTTCAAAGGGAAAGCCGTGTTGTCGATACCTTCTCCGGGGATAATGTTGATGGAACAACCAATATTATCCCCCGAATGGGCATGGACAGGCTCCTGGAGGGGTATCAATCAATTATGAAACAGCTTTACTCTCCTGAAAACTATTACCGTCGGGTCAGAACTTTATTGAAGGAACTAAAGACGCCTGAAATCAATCAGCCGATAAATATTCAGCGGTTCCTTTCACTCTTTCGATCCGCTTTCCGGCTCGGTATTCTGGGCAAGGAGCGGTTTCATTACTGGCAGCTGATACTCTGGACACTGATCTGCAGGCCCAGGCTGATATCCGTGGCAATAACGCTATCAATATATGGCTATCATTACCGCAGAATATGCGAACAATATATCTATTAAGGAAAATATCGTCGTCGTCATTGTGGGCAATATTCTTTGAAAGGAGCATGCATCCATGGGTAATTCCTCAATGGATAGGATTTTGTTATACATCAATGAATGGATGGCGAAGTTCAGGTTTCCTGTGCTGCATCTCAGGCGGACGGGCGCAGTGAAGATCCTCATCGCCGGGGCCGTGCTGGTAATTGTCGGCTATAACCTCTTTTTTGTTTACGTTCAGCCCGATGAGTACGGGATCAAGGTGGCCCGGGTCGGCATAAACCGCGGTGTTCAAAAAAAGATCTATCAGGCGGGCCTGACGTTTGTTCTGCCTTTCGGACTGCAGCAGATATACCGGCTTCCCAAGGGCATCCAGGTGCTGGAGCTGACCAACTTTCCGG includes:
- a CDS encoding DUF4070 domain-containing protein, coding for MKVLLIYPKFPDTFWSFTYALSFIGKKAAFPPLGLITVASLLPAEWPRRLVDVNVDNLTDKDLLWADMAFIGGMAVQRKSARQIIARCRASNLTVVAGGPLFTAEPDEFGEVNHLVLDEAELTLPAFLSDLQNGQLKKVYRASGFCDLCDTPAPSWDLVKMKRYASMNIQFSRGCPFDCEFCNVTALFGHRPRLKTPQQVVAELDRIYASGWRSSIFFVDDNFIGNKGYLKTHLLPALIQWRKDKKGCVFFTEASINLADDPELLDMMVTAGFDSVFIGIESPDEVSLAECHKIQNKNRDLLESVAIIHRSGLQVMGGFIVGFDSDSPSIFQRQIDFIQKSGIVTAMVGMLQAPPGTRLFDRLQRESRVVDTFSGDNVDGTTNIIPRMGMDRLLEGYQSIMKQLYSPENYYRRVRTLLKELKTPEINQPINIQRFLSLFRSAFRLGILGKERFHYWQLILWTLICRPRLISVAITLSIYGYHYRRICEQYIY
- a CDS encoding DUF3096 domain-containing protein, with protein sequence MSSQPVVAIIAGILILLVPRLLNYIVAIYLILFGILGLIL